The genomic segment GATCAGGAGCATTGTGTGTCTTTTGCTGTACCGCACTGTTTTGCTGCTTCTGTAGCAGTCTGATCTGGGCCGTCACATGTTGATCAGACGGTGGAGATTCAGCTTAACGCAGAGGATCCGCGTCCGCGGCTGGCATGCGGTACATGTGCCACAGTGGATCCGTACCGTCACGGTCGGTGCACAAGATCCGCCGATCTCGATCGCAATCCGGGATCAATCATGCAGCATGCTGGTACAGCAGTACGAGATGGTGTGGACTCTGCCCCCTGTGGATCCCACCTCCGACAGCAGCTCCTTTTTCTAGCTTGGAGCTTGTGAATTTCGATTTCAGAATCTCCTCGTGAAtagacttttttttaataaattttaggATGAaattctctatttttctttatgaATCTCTTCGAATAGAAACGGTTgaatatagaaaaataaaataaaaacgtAAAAACGAATTTCCATTCAGAATCCTCTTGTggaaggattttttttataaattttagaatgagatttttttatttttttctttacaaaTCTCTTTGAATTGAAAcgattagagataaaaaaaataaaaatatagaaaataattaagaaagaaacaaaataaaaagaaaatggttTGAGACCATCTAAGTCCGTATAGGTGGACTTGGACTATTCCAACACGTCCTTAGTCTCCTCCCTTCCCCACCTGTCACTTCATCTTCCCTCGTTCATACACATGCTCTGCTGCTGCCACTGTATAGCTAGGCCCTGCAGCTAACTACATCACAATCGCAGCACGAAGGCCACCAAGTTCTCTCCTGTTTCAGCTGCCTCCTGCTTCCTGACCCCAGCAGCCATTTCTTGAGATCTTTTTCATCACCAGCCAccaggagaggagagggcaaaGGGCATCTACTCTGCATTTCCTGGTTTGATCTAAGTGAGAGCTACCTGTAAGTTCTGCCGCCTCTTCTCTTCCTTGTTTTATCTGCATCTACTCTACCATATGTATTAAAAGTTGTTTGGTGTTTTGTATGAACCAAAAGCTAAAGGCTTATGCTGAATATCTAAAGTAGAGTTACTTCTGATCTTTGTGGGCACTCTTAGATTTTATGCATGCCTTGAGCTTCGGCAACCTCCATTGCTCCTCCTTGTTCTTGGTTTCTTCTCTTCTACTCCTTCCTCATCTTCTTTCTTTCCTGTTTGAGAGCCCTAAAAGTTTCATGTTCTTGGGTTGCCCAGTTGATGGAATATGCCCAATATTCAATGGCTTCTTTGCAGGCTCCATGTGGCTAATTGAGATATATTATGTCCAGATACCAAATCCTCTTTGACTCCCAGTTGATTATTCATGTTCTATGTGAGGGGAAAAAAGAACCAGTTTTTGGATTTCACAAGAACCAGTTTCATATCATAGAAGAACTAGTTGATTATTCATGTTCACCGATTTTTTAACTTGCTTGGGATGTTCACCAGTCCTGGATTTGCATGTGGGCACGTTCTGTACCCTATTATAAgatgggaaaaatgcaaaaatcccccaaaagtcatttggattttgactttcctcccaaaagttgttttgttgtaaaaaacCTCCTAAGGTTTGGTTCAATTAGATGCATTCGcatatcattttttgtttcatatCATAGATGAACAATTGCCGAATGCATCTAATTGAACTCGTGTGATGACTGATGTTTAGTAGACTTAAGAACTTCATCCAGCAAAAAAAGTGTCAGCATATTATCTTTTCCTTGATGACCTGTAACAATCTGGGTAGAGTTTTCCACACAGGACAGTGAAACAATTTGACTGCGCGTGGAAGCTTCCCGAGGCTCCAAAGGGGGAACAAGGCAGGGGATGAGTACAACCAAGGTGAAGAGACGTGTGGGGAAGTATGAGCTCGGCCGAACCATAGGCGAAGGCACATTCGCAAAGGTCAGGTTTGCGAAGGACACTGAGACCGGAGAGCCGGTAGCCATTAAAATCCTGGATAAGGAGAAGGTTCTCAAGCACAAGATGGTCGAGCAGGTCATTGTCAAATATACACTTTGAATTATTGCAGCATTTCTAATGTTTGGTGATATTTCACATCTAGTAGATTATGTCCCCGTCCTTCAGATTCTCTCCCTCCTTTAGTGTCTTCACTTTTAAATGGCCAGTGGGCTTGCAACTTTGTTCAGAGTTCAATTAGTAATGTTGCTGACGAAAAAATTACATGGTCGAATGCAGATTAAACGAGAGATTTCGACGATGAAGTTGATTAAGCATCCTAATGTTGTCCGCATATATGAGGTAATCGAAAAAGTCCTTATTCCTTTGTTGATATTCCAGTTGATCTTAGGAAGTTGTTGATCAGAAAAGATCCAAGTCAAAATTTTCGGACGTACGTGATCATTTAGCACGTCTATTTTCCTTCCATTTGGAGCGATCGCTGATCTTCGACAAAATCAACGTTTTCATTAATCTTCAGGTGATGGGAAGTAAAACAAAAATCTACATTGTGTTGGAGTACGCAACCGGCGGCGAGCTCTTTGACACAATTGTAAGAGAGATGCTACATTGTCCATTCCAATATATGTAGTCTCTGCTATGCCCACCGCCTTACTGTTTCAGCGTCCACAAAGTTCAATCTATTGTTGACAAATTTTCATTAACGGATAATCTTTTTAATCCTCATCATAGGTTAACTATGGTCGAATGAGGGAAGATGAGGCAAGGAGATACTTCCAACAATTAATCAACGCAGTTGATTATTGTCATAGCAGGGGCGTGTACCACCGGGATTTAAAAGTGAGCTCATTTTCTTTGCCTGCTTTTCCCTGTCATTAATAAGAACTCCATTTCAGAATCTAAACTAAAAATACTTGCAGCCAGAAAATTTACTGCTTGATTCATACGGAAATCTGAAGGTCTCTGACTTTGGGCTGAGCGCGCTGTCTCAGCAAATCAAGGTAATGACTTCTTGTTATGCCTCTAAGTTAGTATCGAGTACTTGGGTATCGACAGGTTAAAAGTTCACACTTGGTGCATTAACAAATAATCATACCTCCTTGATGTTTGAACATTTATCATAACCCTCAACATATTTTTAAGTATGTtccttgtctctctctctctttttcttgttCAGGATGATGGGTTGCTGCACACAACTTGTGGGACTCCAAACTATGTCGCACCAGAGGTATGCCAGAAAAATGAATAAATGGAACCCACATTTGGTTTAGGAATATCATGATTTAAATATTTCAATCACCTTCGTCATAGGTCCTTGAAGATCAAGGCTATGACGGTGCAATGGCAGATTTGTGGTCATGTGGAGTTATCCTGTTTGTTCTGCTAGCAGGGTATTTGCCTTTTGAGGACTCTAATCTTATGACGTTGTATAAGAAAGTGAGCATTGCACGGATTTCAGATCACTGCTGTTGTCTTGCTCATTCATGTTTTTGACTTTTTCCTGCTATTCCTGGCAGATATCAAATGCAGAATTTACATTTCCACCATGGACGTCTTTTCCTGCCAAGAGGTTGTTAACAAGAATTCTTGATCCAAATCCAATGACGGTATGCCAGATCACAAGAGCTGCTTGGAAAAATACTAACGCAACAGAATTTCTTAAAAATAATTGAATAGAACGGATTCGTACTCACCATACAATGTATCCGTTAGTAGGCTAGTAGACCACCTGATGTCACTGATATTCATCAAGAAAATGATGTTCCAATTGCTACAGCGGTTGTCTTGTAACTCACATTGACACTCATTTTAGAAGTTCCTAATGTACTTACTAGTACGCACCTAGGCACTGATAGATGttgttgagaaaaaaaaaacctagttCAGTTGCTTCGAGAAAAGTATAGAAGCACCATCCATTCATTTTTCCTACACCAAAAAACGTGcataatttcaaaataaaacCCTTTGTGTGAGGAAAGAATTGTGAAGGGGGAAGAGTTGACACTGGATTGTGGTTCATCATGAGGATGTTCTGAGTTTGGTTTCTAGAAGAATGAGCCTTCATTATTTTATCTTTCTCCATAACATTAGGCTCATGTTTTGATAAACCATGGCAGAGAATAACAATCCCAGAAATACTAGAGGATGGGTGgttcaaaaagggctacaagcGCCCAGAGTTTGACGAAAAATATGACACAACATTGGATGATGTGGATGCTGTCTTCAATGATTCAGAAGTGAGTAAATGGcacatttttgttttttaattcaTGCAGAATGTCATAGATTTCACTTACTAATTAGTTTTACTACTGTTATTTGACCTCATTCAGGAGCACCACGTgacagaaaagaaagaagaagaaccagcAGCTCTGAATGCATTTCAACTAATTTCAATGTCAGCAGGCCTAAACCTTGGAAACTTATTCGACTCAGAGCAGGTATTGTATGTTCCTGATTCCTCTGTATTAACCTAGAACACTGAAACTGCAATGTGTGATAGCTAGCTTAAGTCATCATTTTCTAAGTATATTGCCTCATGACTATGATATGCACTTGAATTTCGTCTGAATTCAGCTAGTGAAGGTCAAGTCAATCACACATTTGTAATGCATGTTAAAATCTATCGTTCTATATGCCTCTAGGATTAGAACATTCGTTCTGAAATTATACATTTACTCTCAAGTTAGATTTTCTATCAACATACTGTTATCATGCTATGATTACGAAAGTTTATTCTTCTATACTTTGTACTTTATTTTTCAGGAATTCAAAAGAGAAACTAGATTCACATCAAAATGTCCACCCAAAGAAATTGTCCGCAAGATTGAGGAAGCTGCCAAACCTCTAGGATTTGACGTTCAGAAGAAAAATTACAAGGTTCCTTTCCACAAACTCATTAATAACTGACTGTTTGAATTTCTTTAGTTAAGGCCCGACTTCTCAATAATGTATGcaaacttcaaatcaatctTTCTGCATGCTGAAGTTCCCTTTTATTGTTTGACCAGTTGAGGCTCGAGAAGGTAAAAGCAGGGAGGAAGGGAAACCTCAATGTTGCTACCGAGGTAatgcaggaaaaaaaaaaaaaatactgaacTGCAATCTGCTTTAAGTAAACTTCTTCCGCCTAACTTTTATTATGCATTTTCATCCAGATACTGCAAGTTGCACCCTCCCTTCATATGGTAGAAGTCCGAAAAGCAAAAGGCGACACGCTGGAATTTCATAAGGTAACTACCATACATACAAGGATCATGCCAATAAAAGAAACATATGTATTCATGGACTATGATTCAGAAGCTGTCATTAGTTGGAGAAGTGGTTTAATTCCTATCCATACGTTTCCGATCATCAGCAGTTTGGATTCACTTAGTTActgaattttgtaatttttgttttgttcttctaGCACCTTTTCTTTGAACAATATATACTTAAATGTGTAAGCTGTAATTTTATGCAGTTCTACAAGAACCTTTCGAAGACCTTAAAGGACGTTGTCTGGAAATCTGACGATCTGCAAATGCAACCTGCTTCTTAGCACAACCTCGGGAAAGGATATTTGTGTCCCATTCTTCCAAGTAGAATGCATTTTCATAGTCTGGATTTGCAAATTTATTCACTGCATTTTGTAAGTACTGGTGGGTGGCCTTTAAAGATGTGCTCGCCCTCCACCATTGTTGTAAATGCTGCATTCAGTAGGTTTTGTGAGTATGTGAGTATTGTAAATCCATATCACCATATGCCTATGAGTCATGTGGAAACACTATGATCAGAGTCTGCGAAATGTAGCTATGCATTTTCTTGCTACCTTGCCCCATTGTCCAGTACTGAACCAGAAGAGCTTAAGCTATTTTTACCCAATAAAAATCCAGCAAATCAATTGGGAACTCATATTGGTCATCATTTCATTTCCCGTTTACACTGTAAATCATGCAGTTACTTGCTTGCTTTTTACATTTCTCTGGCTGGGTGTCTCGGTGAGTTTCAGAGGATTGTACAGCAGATGTCGCTCCGGTGAGAGTGAGATCCATGACTCCCCTCGTCGTCCATCATATGCTGCCTTCGTCTACACAACGACACAAGAACATCATATGCTATCAGATTCAGATACAAATCATgcattgtttcagatcgcgttTGATGCATGAGTGCACTGTTACTGGCTTACTACTAACGTTACTGAACTTTCGACACCCAATGCAATGCAAGTATGTGTACGTGCAAATACACATTCATGGAGTACCGTCGTCTAACTTGGCGGCCGATTTGCAAGATCCGAAACGCAAGAAGCCAGCGACAGACGCGATATCCGTTTTTCAGGAGCGACGGTACCGGCGTTTTCGCTTGCAACTGATCGGTGCATATAACTCAATATCGCTAACGACAACTAAGCCTAACCGATTAAGTAAAAGCAACAGCCTATCAATACCCAGTGATTATTACGACCCTATGATTAGGTAATAATCTAGTCTAATTTACCTGGCAATCGAGAAGAAGGTGACGAATGCAATGCAAGAAAGTAGAAAAGAAATGCCAAGATCGAAGAAGCTTGGGACCGACTCACTTTGCCATCATGACCTTTGCGAACTCGGTGTAGTTGATCTGCCCGTCGCCGTCGACGTCTGCCTCGCGGAGCATCTCGGCGAGCTCGTAGTCGGAGAGGCGCTCCCCGAGGTTCTCCAGGACGTGGCGCAGCTCGTCGCGGGAGATGAAACCGTTCTGGTCCTGGTCGAAGACGCGGAAGGCCTCGCGGAGCTCGTCGTCGGCGCCGGCGTCTCGCATCTTGCGGGCGAGGAGGGTGAGGAACTCGTGGAAGTCTATggcgccgctgccgtcggcgtcCACCTCGTCGACCATGTCCTGCAGCTCCGCCTCCGTGGGGCTCTGCCCCAGCGAACGCATCACCGTCCCGAGCTCCTTGGTCGTGATCGTCCCTgccatgttttttctttttaatttgcATCAATCGATTGCtgcatttgcatgcatgcatgcgcgcgcAATTCATTGGTGAACAATGCAATGGCAAAGCACAAGGTACCGTCGCCATCTTTGTCGAAGAGGCTGAAGGCCTCCCGGAACTCGTCGATCTGCTCCTTGGACAGCTGCTGCTCCACCTCATCCATTCTTCTCTCAATTCAATCGGTTGATCTCTTGTGATCCCGTTGGAGATGCCGCATGATCGGTTGATGCACCCGCAACCATGGATCGATGGAATTCGATCGGCAGGGAGGACCACCGATTTCTCTTAATAGCTTGCTGTTCTTGCTCTTGTGTTGGCTAAACTTAGGAGCCGAGGGCACATTATATACTTGGTCACGTACGTAATTTGCATGCACGTAGTGTCGCGAACATTCGGAGCTTGGCATCAACGCAGCAGGGAGGGACAGCAAACGCTTCAGGGGTGTGCAGAGGAGCaagctgctctgctctgctcgtcAACACGAGTTTTTCATGTAAAAAAGAGCCTTACTTTCTATGGAATTTCACCAAATAAAAAAGGCTCGACATTTTTCTAATGCTCTGTCTTTCCTTGTAAAGAGAGAATATGTGCCAACTGATATTTAATTTTCGGCCaaaacacatatatacatgtggATGTGGGCGGCTGCCAACTTTTCCAAAACGAACAAAGCTGGCATCAGATCACCGACCACACTCTACAAAGACTGTCGTCCTTCCGGTCTTCCAGTATGCGCTCGTATCAGTGAGCCATAATCACAGCCAATAGTATGCTCGATAACATTGCTGTTGACTAGCAGCATCTCACAATTGGATGCCAGGTGCAAGTGTGGCATACCTAAGCTAAGCATGCAGCATGTACTCAATAAAGGAGTTACTGACCAATTAAAATTGCCCTTCTAGCTCAGCACCAACTAGGCTGCGAGCTTTTTATGCAGGAAACAGTTTTTTTTGCTTCAAGACCAGACTTTTGGCTAGCCAAGCCAACATCCAGCTGAATTATCAGTGAAAAAATGGCATTTTGGTCAAGGAGAATATTTAGCGAACCGAGCAGAACTACCATCCAGGACGTGCATAACCTTATCTTCTATATCGCACACAATGCCAGCCAGCCGATCAAAATTTCTGACCATCCTCGAACAGAGGATCATAGAAACCAACACAAATGACAGCAAAACTGGGATACACACTACTGGATACATAAATCTTCTTGTTGGATGGTGCAACCAAAAACATCTATGGCTCAACAGATGGAATTTGTAATTCTTTCAAATCTTTCTGGCCCTGCTCATTCAAACAGTCGATGTCATGTGCTTGACTCTTTACAAGCAACAAAACCGTGTAGGAAAAATGATACAGACACAAAAGACgacaagtgaaaagaacagccATCTTAACGGGGGCCCTCAAATCGGTTAATTTATAATACCATCAtaagaaaatgaaagaaaataatgcaATAATACTACCTGATGAACAAAGAGAAGATGTGGGGACAAATCTTCAGGTGCATTAAATAAAATCTGAAAGCGCTATTATTTGCAACCGTGTGAGCATAAATTAAGGTGAGAAAAACATACCATGAAGTACAGGAAGGGGGGAAACGATGATATATTGGTAAAGCTGAAAAGAACACATTGTCGATCGTCAGGACATATCATTTGTGCGGGTATTATTACCCAAGGGGTAGCGCTAAGCAGCTAGCTACCAACAAATGAATATATGCAATGCTAAACTATGACTTGGGAGTACTACGTTGCTCTAGAATACATGCAAGAGATGACAAGCATGAAGTAACAGAGTGTCTGAGAAACAGAGGGCAATGTACGTCTCTGTTTCTGTGTGCATCAGGTCAGACCATATAATAACTAAGATGCGTGTCAGCGCTGATGGATGTTGTCGATCACCAGACTGCAGAGTCAAAGTCAGAATCGATCATGGCCTCTCATGCACGCACCTACCAAGCTACCTGATCGATGCATGCAAGGAAAGGATCGGTCGATAAGTGTGTGAGACAACGTGAAATGTGCCGCTCGATCGATCGTCTCGTCATCAACTCGATCGATCCATCGCCATCTCGATCCACATACGCATGCATGTATCGCTTGTTGGAGGATGAAAGATGAGTTCTAAAAGAAACATGAGACCCAGAAACATCTAGGGAAGTATCTAGAGTGTTTGTTTAATTATGCCATCTGCCTATAAACTATATATTATGCTGTACGTGAAACTTGCTCGTCACCCCTGACGTTGCATCTTGAATGGGACATTATTTGGTTTGATCAGAGAAACCTCCCTACATAGAACAGCTAAACAAGTTTGTTAGACCACAGATGTTATCTTTCATGCCACTCCGaattctaaatataagtccacTTAGTCGCTTCAAGTTTTCTGCAAACGTACGTTTCATCTTGTTATCtccgaaaaaaaaaagtttcatcTTGTTATATATTGCCGTGGCCTGTTAGCCGTTTTTAAGGCATTGGTGGCATTGCCTGTTTTTTAGTACAAGGTAACATATATTACCCACGTACTCCACACTCATATAAAGAGATTAGAAGGCTCGAGATCTCCGGTGCGCGGAAATACATAGTACCACTAAACAGACGTGTGTACCCTACTGAAGAATAAATCTCCGGTGAGACACTGGATTTGATCCTAGGGATCGAACCGAGCGGGTGGGGCGAGCAACGTCGCACCCAATCACAAAGCTACGCGCTGGCATTGCTGTTAACTAGGTTCATCGAGTAAGTCAAATGTCATTAAGTTTTTTCTATTTAATCtcttctctactatataaaataagaGTTGGTTCTTACGTTATCTTTTTCACTACTCTcctcctatctaataaaaaaccataaatttaaataatttatcaacTTTTGCTATCACCCTCCTCCTACAGCCCTCCCGCTTCGCTACTATCTATGAATATAGGACcgattttactaataaaaataaattaaaaaaattagaaaaaaaaattaacggaTAATCTCCTCTTTTTTATCCAAAATCAAACTGCGACATCGCTCTCAATGTATTCGTTTTGTGACAATCTCATAACGTATTCACATCTTTATACTTGAATTTATATTAATTAccacatttaatatttatatttttatttctgttgtaACGCACGTATACCTAAGTATTATTCAGAAGAAAGTGGAGATTAGCTGGGCTCGCTCCTCTTCGACGACACGACGGAAGTTGCCGCAGGACGGGCTCTGAAAGTTTTCCCTCTGGGCCGCACAGTTTCTGATCCGACTGTGCTCCTTCCCCATATGGTTGCCCGGGGCGAGCACGGCGGTGTACGGAGACGTCTCGATGCTAATGGCGCATTCGACTCGCGGCAAGTCGTCGGCGGCCGTTGGGTCGGATCAGCAGCACCAATGAATGCTTCAGCCTTGAGGGTACGATACCAACCGCTCACTTCCTTGTTCAATCGAGTTTAATTAATCTACGCTTCACGACGCCGGTTCAATCTTTGAGAGTCGAATAAATGGACGAATTCGATTCAGCAACAATTCAAATCTGCAGTTTTTGTTCGCTTTGTGCTGTGAAACCGCCACTTTCCGGTTTGTTCTCATGAGCTCTGCTTCTCTCCCGTGGCTCGTATTTGAAGGATTGAGAAAGGTGGTCAGAGAGGTGATAG from the Phragmites australis chromosome 19, lpPhrAust1.1, whole genome shotgun sequence genome contains:
- the LOC133900369 gene encoding CBL-interacting protein kinase 32-like, which encodes MSTTKVKRRVGKYELGRTIGEGTFAKVRFAKDTETGEPVAIKILDKEKVLKHKMVEQIKREISTMKLIKHPNVVRIYEVMGSKTKIYIVLEYATGGELFDTIVNYGRMREDEARRYFQQLINAVDYCHSRGVYHRDLKPENLLLDSYGNLKVSDFGLSALSQQIKDDGLLHTTCGTPNYVAPEVLEDQGYDGAMADLWSCGVILFVLLAGYLPFEDSNLMTLYKKISNAEFTFPPWTSFPAKRLLTRILDPNPMTRITIPEILEDGWFKKGYKRPEFDEKYDTTLDDVDAVFNDSEEHHVTEKKEEEPAALNAFQLISMSAGLNLGNLFDSEQEFKRETRFTSKCPPKEIVRKIEEAAKPLGFDVQKKNYKLRLEKVKAGRKGNLNVATEILQVAPSLHMVEVRKAKGDTLEFHKFYKNLSKTLKDVVWKSDDLQMQPAS
- the LOC133900370 gene encoding uncharacterized protein LOC133900370 — protein: MDEVEQQLSKEQIDEFREAFSLFDKDGDGTITTKELGTVMRSLGQSPTEAELQDMVDEVDADGSGAIDFHEFLTLLARKMRDAGADDELREAFRVFDQDQNGFISRDELRHVLENLGERLSDYELAEMLREADVDGDGQINYTEFAKVMMAKRRQHMMDDEGSHGSHSHRSDICCTIL